The following coding sequences are from one Aeromicrobium duanguangcaii window:
- a CDS encoding DEDD exonuclease domain-containing protein: MAPHQPAFDDPDIDWGGRPLHDTTFCVVDLETTGGSPAKGSRITEIGAVKVRGGQILGEFQTLVNPDQLIPAFITVLTGITDQMLVEAPRIAEALPSFLEFAHGTVLVAHNAPFDVGFLKHAAKELGITWPGFDVIDTVPLARRVLLRDEVPNVKLATLAARFSPVQPDHRALTDARATVDVLHALFERLGTWNVATVEDVATFTAKVTPQQRRKRHLADNVPDAPGVYLFRDARDEVLYVGTSRSLRTRVRSYFTKAETRSRMGEMISLAERVDTVVCATDTEARVRELRLIDRHRPPYNRRSKFPDRLSWLRLTDEPWPRVSIVRKVTEGGATHIGPFGSRRQAEAALATLHDAFRIRQCTGRLPILPSRAACVLAELGQCLSPCDGAISSADYLHEVGRVRTAMTADPVEVVTHLERRMAHLAESQRFEDAAVLRDRAASLIRAVRRTQRLDSLAREPEVIAAAPHQDGWQVHVIRHGRLAAAAILPRHVATTRGATAGWVDTLLSTAESVEPALRPVPSALIEETETLLRWLESPGVRMVRGAWQSPWPAAARHLVRFDVDLEVARMA; the protein is encoded by the coding sequence ATGGCACCGCACCAACCCGCCTTCGACGATCCCGACATCGACTGGGGCGGTCGCCCGCTCCACGACACCACGTTCTGCGTGGTCGACCTCGAGACGACGGGCGGGTCGCCGGCCAAGGGATCGCGGATCACCGAGATCGGCGCGGTCAAGGTGCGCGGCGGCCAGATCCTCGGCGAGTTCCAGACCCTCGTGAACCCCGACCAGCTGATCCCGGCGTTCATCACGGTCCTGACCGGCATCACCGACCAGATGCTCGTCGAGGCGCCCCGCATCGCCGAGGCGCTGCCCAGCTTCCTGGAGTTCGCCCACGGCACCGTCCTGGTCGCCCACAACGCGCCCTTCGACGTCGGCTTCCTCAAGCACGCGGCCAAGGAGCTGGGCATCACGTGGCCGGGCTTCGACGTCATCGACACGGTCCCGCTGGCCCGCCGGGTGCTGCTCCGCGACGAGGTCCCCAACGTCAAGCTCGCCACGCTCGCCGCCCGCTTCTCCCCCGTCCAGCCCGATCACCGAGCCCTCACCGACGCGCGCGCCACGGTCGACGTGCTGCACGCCCTCTTCGAGCGGCTCGGCACCTGGAACGTCGCCACGGTCGAGGACGTGGCCACCTTCACCGCCAAGGTCACGCCCCAGCAGCGCCGCAAGCGTCACCTCGCCGACAACGTCCCGGACGCCCCCGGCGTCTACCTCTTCCGCGACGCGCGCGACGAGGTGCTCTATGTCGGCACGTCACGGTCGCTGCGCACCCGCGTGCGCTCCTACTTCACCAAGGCCGAGACCCGCAGCCGGATGGGCGAGATGATCTCGCTGGCCGAGCGGGTCGACACGGTCGTCTGTGCCACCGACACCGAGGCCCGCGTCCGCGAGCTGCGCCTCATCGACCGCCACCGCCCGCCGTACAACCGTCGCTCCAAGTTCCCCGACCGCCTCTCCTGGCTGCGCCTGACCGACGAGCCCTGGCCGCGCGTCTCGATCGTGCGCAAGGTCACCGAGGGCGGGGCCACCCACATCGGCCCCTTCGGCAGCCGGCGTCAGGCCGAGGCCGCGCTGGCGACCCTGCACGACGCGTTCCGGATCCGCCAGTGCACCGGGCGTCTGCCGATCCTGCCCAGCCGGGCGGCCTGCGTGCTGGCCGAGCTCGGCCAGTGCCTCTCCCCCTGCGACGGCGCGATCTCCTCAGCCGACTACCTGCACGAGGTGGGACGCGTCCGCACCGCGATGACGGCCGACCCCGTCGAGGTCGTCACGCACCTGGAGCGCCGCATGGCCCATCTGGCCGAGTCCCAGCGGTTCGAGGACGCGGCCGTCCTGCGCGACCGCGCCGCGAGCCTCATCCGCGCCGTGCGCCGCACCCAGCGGCTCGACTCCCTCGCCCGCGAGCCCGAGGTGATCGCCGCGGCCCCGCACCAGGACGGGTGGCAGGTCCACGTCATCCGGCACGGTCGCCTCGCGGCCGCGGCCATCCTGCCGCGCCACGTGGCCACCACGCGGGGCGCCACGGCCGGGTGGGTCGACACGCTGCTGTCCACGGCCGAGTCGGTCGAGCCGGCCCTGCGGCCCGTCCCGTCGGCGCTCATCGAGGAGACCGAGACCCTGCTGCGCTGGCTCGAGTCGCCCGGCGTGCGCATGGTCCGTGGCGCGTGGCAGTCACCGTGGCCCGCGGCGGCGCGCCACCTCGTGCGGTTCGACGTCGACCTGGAGGTCGCGCGGATGGCCTGA
- a CDS encoding C40 family peptidase, giving the protein MRFRTAAAAMAASAVVAGSFIIVSPANADPEVTRADVEKAFDRAEAANEALNQLTVDAEDLDARIEEVSAEIAKIRKVYTVQRDELGADIVQQHMEQPLGPTVGLLGSKDPDLFIEGLSAIDALNTTRADALESFTRTRVELQKRRAQLAEHEDELAAKVAKAKKTEAQLTESYRKAKADFARLSAPQQSAMNEGGDVKPVSNSGSGAAKAAIAFAMSQLGDPYVYGGTGPDGWDCSGLMMKAYAAAGVSIPRVVGPQIAAGRKISAGELQPGDLVAYPSMAHIGMYLGGGKVIHAPRPGKSVEITSLSSGFGVYARVS; this is encoded by the coding sequence GTGCGCTTTCGCACTGCTGCAGCCGCCATGGCTGCATCGGCCGTCGTGGCCGGTTCTTTCATCATCGTCTCCCCAGCCAACGCCGATCCCGAGGTCACTCGGGCTGATGTCGAGAAGGCATTCGACCGCGCCGAGGCCGCCAACGAGGCGCTCAACCAGCTCACCGTGGACGCCGAGGACCTCGACGCCCGCATCGAGGAGGTCAGCGCCGAGATCGCCAAGATCCGCAAGGTCTACACCGTCCAGCGCGACGAGCTGGGCGCCGACATCGTCCAGCAGCACATGGAGCAGCCGCTCGGCCCGACGGTCGGCCTGCTCGGCAGCAAGGACCCGGATCTGTTCATCGAGGGCCTCAGCGCCATCGACGCGCTGAACACCACGCGCGCCGACGCGCTGGAGTCGTTCACGCGCACCCGCGTCGAACTGCAGAAGCGCCGCGCCCAGCTGGCCGAGCACGAGGACGAGCTCGCCGCCAAGGTCGCCAAGGCGAAGAAGACCGAGGCGCAGCTGACCGAGTCCTACCGCAAGGCCAAGGCCGACTTCGCCCGCCTCTCGGCGCCGCAGCAGTCGGCCATGAACGAGGGCGGCGACGTCAAGCCGGTGAGCAACTCCGGCTCCGGCGCGGCCAAGGCGGCCATCGCGTTCGCCATGAGCCAGCTCGGCGACCCCTACGTCTACGGTGGCACCGGCCCGGACGGCTGGGACTGCTCCGGCCTGATGATGAAGGCCTACGCCGCGGCCGGGGTCTCGATCCCGCGCGTCGTCGGCCCGCAGATCGCGGCCGGTCGCAAGATCTCGGCCGGCGAGCTGCAGCCCGGCGATCTCGTCGCCTACCCGAGCATGGCCCACATCGGCATGTACCTCGGCGGCGGCAAGGTCATCCACGCGCCCCGTCCGGGCAAGAGCGTCGAGATCACCAGCCTGTCCTCGGGCTTCGGTGTCTACGCGCGCGTGTCCTGA
- a CDS encoding AMP-dependent synthetase/ligase yields the protein MSTQKSPAVTVEDWGTLSQDILDRLEADRDKVALRRVVDGAWVDVTLAQFHAEVIAAAKGLLADGIAHRDRVAILAKTRYEWTVLDYANWWIGAVTVPIYETSSASQIAWILADSGATHIFYENEDHRLRIEEARRETPELTSIRPLGDVLTSLAAEGVDIDDEIVEKRRAAVVPGDFATMIYTSGTTGRPKGCELTHANFRAELAGAKIRLDAMFAADGASTLLFLPLAHVFARIIQVGAIRYGSVLGHTADIANLVDHLGQFRPTFILAVPRVFEKVFNSASTKAYAEGKGRIFDAAVRTAIAYSRATETGRASLALKSKHALYSKLVYSKLRNALGGRAEFAISGGAPLGDRLGHFYRGIGVNVLEGYGLTESTAALTVNHPGAQRIGTVGPPMPGVEVRIAEDGELQFRGPQVFVGYWNAEAATRNVLSEDGWFSTGDLGEVTEDGFVKITGRKKELIVTAGGKNVSPAILEDRVRSHSLVSQCLVVGEGKPFVAALVTIDREAWEGDLDDPALLEQVQKAVDDANSQVSRAEAIRKFAILEEDWTEENGYLTPSFKVKRHMVVRDLHDRIEALYVR from the coding sequence GTGAGCACGCAGAAATCCCCCGCCGTGACCGTCGAAGATTGGGGCACCCTCAGCCAGGACATCCTCGACCGGCTCGAGGCCGACCGCGACAAGGTGGCCCTGCGCCGCGTCGTCGACGGCGCCTGGGTCGACGTCACTCTCGCCCAGTTCCACGCCGAGGTGATCGCAGCCGCCAAGGGCCTGCTCGCCGACGGCATCGCCCACCGCGACCGCGTCGCGATCCTGGCCAAGACCCGGTACGAGTGGACGGTCCTGGACTACGCCAACTGGTGGATCGGCGCCGTGACCGTCCCGATCTACGAGACCTCCTCGGCCTCGCAGATCGCCTGGATCCTGGCCGACTCCGGTGCGACGCACATCTTCTACGAGAACGAGGACCACCGGCTCCGCATCGAGGAGGCGCGTCGCGAGACGCCCGAGCTGACGTCGATCCGTCCGCTCGGTGACGTCCTGACCTCCCTGGCCGCCGAGGGCGTCGACATCGACGACGAGATCGTCGAGAAGCGCCGCGCGGCCGTCGTGCCCGGCGACTTCGCGACCATGATCTACACCTCCGGCACGACCGGACGCCCCAAGGGCTGCGAGCTGACGCACGCGAACTTCCGTGCCGAGCTGGCGGGCGCCAAGATCCGCCTCGACGCGATGTTCGCGGCCGACGGCGCCTCGACGCTGCTGTTCCTGCCACTGGCGCACGTGTTCGCCCGGATCATCCAGGTCGGCGCGATCCGCTACGGCTCGGTCCTGGGCCACACCGCCGACATCGCGAACCTGGTCGACCACCTCGGCCAGTTCCGCCCGACCTTCATCCTCGCCGTCCCGCGGGTGTTCGAGAAGGTCTTCAACTCCGCCAGCACCAAGGCGTACGCCGAGGGCAAGGGCCGCATCTTCGATGCGGCCGTGCGGACCGCGATCGCCTACAGCCGCGCCACCGAGACCGGCCGCGCCTCCCTGGCGCTCAAGTCCAAGCACGCGCTGTACTCCAAGCTCGTCTACAGCAAGCTGCGCAACGCGCTGGGCGGCCGCGCCGAGTTCGCGATCTCCGGCGGCGCTCCCCTGGGCGACCGGCTGGGGCACTTCTACCGCGGCATCGGCGTGAACGTCCTCGAGGGCTACGGCCTGACCGAGTCCACCGCCGCGCTGACGGTCAACCATCCCGGCGCGCAGCGCATCGGCACGGTCGGCCCGCCGATGCCCGGTGTCGAGGTCCGCATCGCCGAGGACGGCGAGCTGCAGTTCCGCGGGCCGCAGGTGTTCGTCGGCTACTGGAACGCCGAGGCCGCCACGCGCAACGTGCTCAGCGAGGACGGCTGGTTCTCGACCGGTGACCTCGGCGAGGTCACCGAGGACGGCTTCGTCAAGATCACCGGCCGGAAGAAGGAGCTCATCGTCACCGCGGGCGGCAAGAACGTCTCGCCGGCGATCCTCGAGGACCGCGTGCGCTCGCACTCGCTGGTCAGCCAGTGCCTGGTCGTCGGCGAGGGCAAGCCCTTCGTCGCCGCGCTCGTCACGATCGACCGTGAGGCGTGGGAGGGCGACCTGGACGACCCGGCGCTGCTCGAGCAGGTCCAGAAGGCGGTCGACGACGCCAACAGCCAGGTGTCGCGCGCCGAGGCGATCCGCAAGTTCGCGATCCTCGAGGAGGACTGGACCGAGGAGAACGGGTACCTGACCCCCTCGTTCAAGGTCAAGCGCCACATGGTCGTGCGCGACCTGCACGACCGGATCGAAGCGCTCTACGTCCGCTGA
- a CDS encoding SRPBCC family protein: MARTVSDIVIEAPPAAVMSVISAFDAYPDWATGMREVTVLERDRQGRPQDVRFVVDSAPIRDTFTLRYEWRDERLVTWSLVPQDETMLSAMDGSYTLDAVAGGRTRVTYQLAVELRLPLLGMLRRKAEKVIVDTALKGLKRRVESRPGV; encoded by the coding sequence ATGGCGCGCACCGTCAGTGACATCGTGATCGAGGCTCCGCCCGCTGCTGTGATGTCGGTCATATCGGCGTTCGACGCCTACCCCGACTGGGCCACGGGGATGCGCGAGGTCACCGTGCTGGAGCGGGACCGGCAGGGCCGGCCGCAGGACGTCCGGTTCGTCGTGGACTCCGCTCCGATCCGTGACACCTTCACGCTGCGCTACGAGTGGCGCGACGAGCGGCTGGTGACGTGGAGCCTGGTGCCGCAGGACGAGACGATGCTCTCGGCGATGGACGGCTCGTACACGCTCGACGCCGTCGCCGGCGGACGCACGCGGGTGACCTATCAGCTGGCGGTCGAGCTGCGGCTGCCGTTGCTGGGCATGCTCCGGCGCAAGGCCGAGAAGGTCATCGTCGACACCGCTCTGAAGGGCCTCAAGCGACGCGTTGAGAGCCGGCCCGGTGTCTGA
- a CDS encoding ROK family glucokinase, producing the protein MSERLAVGIDVGGTKIAGGVVDEDGRILARARRATPTTDPTAVLDAITEIVEEFRDQYVIRAVGVGAAGYVDVTGSTVVFSPHLAWRNEPLRDAVVRRTALPVLVDNDANAAGWAEWRFGAAQNHPDVVMVNLGTGIGGAMVLDGRLYRGHSGMAGEFGHQRVVEDGLPCPCGNRGCWEQYASGRVLERRAAAAVAEGSEIGRALIELAGTPEQVDGSTVGRLAMAGDAEAVAWVGDVGRWLGIGLADLAAALDPGIFVIGGGVSANGETLLRPARHAFSDHLTGRGYRSEARIVAAHLGNDAGLVGAADLARLRARRRRLASPGYSVRGPAIARSDRRRRRRPR; encoded by the coding sequence GTGTCTGAGCGGCTCGCCGTCGGGATCGATGTCGGCGGCACCAAGATCGCCGGCGGCGTCGTCGACGAGGACGGCCGGATCCTGGCCCGGGCGCGCCGCGCGACCCCGACGACCGATCCGACGGCGGTCCTGGACGCGATCACCGAGATCGTCGAGGAGTTCCGCGACCAGTACGTGATCCGGGCGGTGGGCGTGGGCGCGGCCGGCTACGTCGACGTCACCGGGTCCACCGTGGTCTTCTCGCCGCACCTGGCCTGGCGCAACGAGCCGCTGCGCGACGCCGTCGTGCGGCGCACCGCCCTGCCGGTCCTGGTCGACAACGACGCCAACGCGGCCGGGTGGGCCGAGTGGCGGTTCGGGGCGGCCCAGAACCACCCCGACGTCGTCATGGTCAACCTCGGCACCGGAATCGGTGGCGCGATGGTGCTCGACGGGCGTCTCTACCGCGGGCACTCCGGCATGGCGGGGGAGTTCGGTCACCAGCGCGTCGTCGAGGACGGCCTGCCGTGCCCGTGCGGCAACCGTGGCTGCTGGGAGCAGTACGCCAGCGGTCGCGTGCTCGAGCGCCGTGCGGCCGCTGCCGTGGCCGAGGGCTCGGAGATCGGCCGAGCCCTGATCGAGCTCGCCGGGACGCCGGAGCAGGTCGACGGATCGACCGTCGGTCGCCTGGCGATGGCCGGTGACGCGGAGGCGGTCGCCTGGGTGGGCGACGTCGGCCGCTGGCTCGGCATCGGGCTGGCCGACCTCGCGGCGGCGCTCGACCCGGGGATCTTCGTCATCGGCGGCGGGGTCAGCGCGAACGGCGAGACGCTGCTGCGTCCCGCGCGCCACGCGTTCTCCGACCACCTGACCGGACGGGGCTACCGCTCCGAGGCGCGGATCGTCGCGGCGCACCTGGGCAACGACGCCGGCCTGGTCGGCGCGGCCGACCTGGCGCGGCTCAGAGCGCGGCGCCGTCGTCTGGCCAGTCCGGGTTACTCGGTCCGCGGTCCGGCAATTGCGAGATCAGATAGACGACGGAGGCGACGACCGCGATGA
- a CDS encoding alpha/beta hydrolase, giving the protein MSDSSSHGDAPVRAGAEPFYAPGGRVGILLSHGFTGSPASMAPWGRFLAELGHTVAVPRLPGHGTTWQQMNTTTWRDWYGEVDDALTDLRSQCDWVAVCGLSMGGALALRLAEQRPEDVDALVLVNPAIALKRRDLLAVPLLSRVVPSLAGVGNDIKLAGQDEVAYDRTPLKALASQLQLWRDVRENLDRVTAPLLMFRSVEDHVVDEITAGLVLEGVSSPECELIELRDSYHVATLDHDAQFIMETSAQFIADHAPTP; this is encoded by the coding sequence ATGTCCGACTCCTCCTCGCACGGCGACGCCCCCGTCCGGGCGGGCGCCGAGCCCTTCTACGCCCCCGGCGGCCGCGTCGGGATCCTGCTGAGCCACGGCTTCACGGGATCGCCGGCGTCGATGGCCCCCTGGGGCCGGTTCCTGGCCGAGCTGGGCCACACCGTCGCGGTGCCTCGCCTCCCGGGCCACGGCACCACGTGGCAGCAGATGAACACGACGACGTGGCGCGACTGGTACGGCGAGGTGGACGACGCGCTGACCGACCTGCGCTCGCAGTGCGACTGGGTCGCGGTGTGCGGCCTCTCGATGGGCGGAGCACTGGCCCTGCGCCTGGCCGAGCAGCGGCCCGAGGACGTCGACGCCCTCGTGCTGGTCAACCCCGCGATCGCCCTGAAGCGGCGCGACCTGCTGGCGGTCCCGCTGCTCAGCCGCGTCGTGCCCTCCCTCGCCGGCGTCGGCAACGACATCAAGCTGGCCGGACAGGACGAGGTCGCCTACGACCGCACGCCCCTCAAGGCGCTGGCCTCCCAGCTGCAGCTGTGGCGTGACGTGCGCGAGAACCTCGACCGCGTCACCGCTCCCCTGCTGATGTTCCGCTCGGTCGAGGACCACGTCGTCGACGAGATCACCGCCGGACTGGTGCTCGAGGGGGTCTCATCCCCGGAGTGCGAGCTGATCGAACTGCGGGACAGCTACCACGTCGCGACGCTCGATCATGATGCGCAGTTCATCATGGAGACGTCGGCGCAGTTCATCGCCGATCACGCTCCCACCCCCTGA
- a CDS encoding lysophospholipid acyltransferase family protein yields MFYWFLKFLALGPVLKLIFRPWAEGTENVPREGAVILASNHLSYSDWLFMPLVIPRRVTFVAKAEYFEGTGLKGFLQRQFFSGSGQVPIDRSSGTAAAGAIRTQLRLLADGEVCGIYPEGTRSHDGKLYRGRTGVARLALEAKVPVIPVAVINTDVVAPPGKIFGRYARPGVRFGKPLDFSRYDGMQDDRYILRAVTDEIMYEIMNLSGQEYVDLYAPDAKKRDKELEKQAARERERAEAQEIWEEIAE; encoded by the coding sequence GTGTTCTATTGGTTCCTGAAGTTCCTGGCGCTGGGTCCGGTGCTCAAGTTGATCTTCAGGCCGTGGGCCGAGGGCACCGAGAACGTCCCGCGCGAGGGCGCCGTCATCCTGGCCAGCAATCACCTGTCGTACAGCGACTGGCTCTTCATGCCGCTGGTCATCCCGCGCCGGGTGACGTTCGTGGCCAAGGCCGAGTACTTCGAGGGGACCGGTCTCAAGGGCTTCCTGCAGCGCCAGTTCTTCTCCGGATCGGGCCAGGTCCCGATCGACCGCAGCAGCGGCACTGCCGCCGCCGGCGCGATCCGCACGCAGCTGCGGCTGCTGGCCGACGGCGAGGTCTGCGGCATCTACCCCGAGGGCACGCGCTCGCACGACGGCAAGCTCTACCGGGGCCGCACCGGCGTCGCGCGGCTGGCGCTCGAGGCGAAGGTCCCGGTGATCCCCGTGGCGGTCATCAACACCGACGTCGTCGCCCCTCCGGGCAAGATCTTCGGCCGGTACGCCCGCCCCGGCGTGCGCTTCGGCAAGCCGCTGGACTTCTCGCGCTACGACGGGATGCAGGACGATCGCTACATCCTGCGCGCCGTCACCGACGAGATCATGTACGAGATCATGAACCTCTCCGGCCAGGAGTACGTCGACCTCTACGCCCCCGACGCGAAGAAGCGCGACAAGGAGCTGGAGAAGCAGGCCGCCCGCGAACGTGAGCGGGCCGAGGCACAGGAGATCTGGGAGGAGATCGCCGAGTGA
- a CDS encoding class II 3-deoxy-7-phosphoheptulonate synthase has protein sequence MSIPSLEDLRAIGAAQQPTYPDLDARDRAVEKLRKMPPLVFAGECDSLRDKMAAVSRGEAFLLQGGDCAETFEGVTAENVRNKLRVLLSMAVVLTYAASVPVVKVGRLAGQYAKPRSSDTETRDGVTLPAYRGDAVNGFDFTPEARYPDPQRLVDVYHASSATLNLARAFTTGGYADLKQMHTWNTDFVRNSPVRERYERIGDEIDRALAFMEAIGADPDELHTVDFYSSHEALVLEYEHALTRIDSRTNLPYDVSGHFVWIGERTRQLDGAHVELLSRIANPIGVKLGPTSSADDALALYEKLNPDRVPGKVTFITRFGAEKIRDLLPTLVEKVTAAGAEVAWVTDPMHGNTFATDNGYKTREFDAVIDEVRGFFEVHRSLGTWPGGLHVELTGDDVTECLGGGMKLSAQDLEHRYETLCDPRLNRAQSLELAFLVAEMLSGRS, from the coding sequence GTGAGCATCCCCAGCCTGGAAGACCTGCGTGCGATCGGTGCTGCCCAGCAGCCGACGTACCCCGACCTCGACGCGCGGGACCGTGCCGTCGAGAAGCTGAGGAAGATGCCGCCGCTGGTGTTTGCCGGCGAGTGCGACTCCCTGCGCGACAAGATGGCGGCCGTCTCGCGCGGCGAGGCCTTCCTGCTGCAGGGCGGCGACTGCGCCGAGACGTTCGAGGGCGTCACCGCCGAGAACGTCCGCAACAAGCTGCGGGTCCTGCTGTCGATGGCGGTCGTGCTGACGTACGCCGCGAGCGTCCCGGTCGTCAAGGTCGGCCGCCTCGCCGGGCAGTACGCCAAGCCGCGCTCCAGTGACACCGAGACCCGCGACGGCGTGACCCTGCCGGCCTACCGCGGGGACGCGGTCAACGGCTTCGACTTCACCCCCGAGGCGCGTTACCCTGACCCGCAGCGGCTCGTCGACGTCTACCACGCCAGCAGCGCCACGCTGAACCTCGCGCGCGCCTTCACGACCGGCGGCTACGCCGACCTGAAGCAGATGCACACGTGGAACACCGACTTCGTGCGCAACAGCCCGGTCCGCGAGCGCTACGAGCGCATCGGCGACGAGATCGACCGCGCGCTGGCGTTCATGGAGGCCATCGGCGCCGATCCCGACGAGCTGCACACGGTCGACTTCTACTCCTCGCACGAGGCGCTCGTGCTCGAGTACGAGCACGCCCTGACCCGCATCGACTCGCGCACGAACCTGCCGTACGACGTGTCCGGCCACTTCGTGTGGATCGGCGAGCGCACGCGCCAGCTCGACGGCGCGCACGTCGAGCTGCTGAGCCGGATCGCCAACCCGATCGGCGTCAAGCTCGGCCCCACGAGCAGCGCCGACGACGCGCTCGCGCTCTACGAGAAGCTCAACCCCGACCGGGTCCCCGGCAAGGTCACCTTCATCACGCGCTTCGGCGCCGAGAAGATCCGCGACCTGCTGCCGACCCTGGTCGAGAAGGTCACCGCCGCGGGCGCCGAGGTCGCGTGGGTCACCGACCCGATGCACGGCAACACCTTCGCCACCGACAACGGCTACAAGACCCGTGAGTTCGACGCCGTCATCGACGAGGTCCGTGGCTTCTTCGAGGTGCACCGCTCGCTGGGCACGTGGCCCGGCGGCCTGCACGTCGAGCTCACCGGCGACGACGTCACCGAGTGCCTGGGCGGTGGCATGAAGTTGTCGGCGCAGGACCTCGAGCACCGCTACGAGACGCTGTGCGACCCGCGCCTGAACCGCGCCCAGTCGCTCGAGCTGGCGTTCCTCGTCGCGGAGATGCTCTCCGGCCGCTCCTGA